The Fragaria vesca subsp. vesca linkage group LG2, FraVesHawaii_1.0, whole genome shotgun sequence genome includes a window with the following:
- the LOC101304839 gene encoding putative disease resistance protein At4g11170-like: MKSVGIWGTGGIGKTTLAEAIYHQYFLQFEACSFLANVREKAEKYGRDRLKNKLLCDLLKQDNLCIGNPSIESTLVRTRLSRTKVLVVLDDVSDLMQLKLLVGDPVQFGPGSRIIITTRDRDVLKELVEDDHTYEVKGLETDESIHLFRSIAFKDNSFSNMDYLDLSREVVGYAQGIPLSLRVLGSLFRDCDSWKKELQKLKKFRNKNIEDVLRLSYDCLKENEKNIFLDIACFMKGEKRCDAERVLQMHGLLDAARGIDNLIDTSLISISMDDCLEIHDLVEEMGQSIAQVHFPPWQRIRLWKFEDVRRVIGPSTVEALFLDISKIPRRQLIGYTYELFRHMPKLRSLKFYVPIESYDLCGQKKRMDLSRWKELLDVNDLKEYSTMHRCIIGGLESLPENLSYLYWDGYPYKYLPSKSPYNLVELHMPHSKVKKLLWTNGQTPRNLKVINLRDSRNLTEVPDLSHSPSIERIDLSGCSRFRNLNYCDGDRNRILLKELLMSWCTKLGSVPDIICNMNCLETLDLRGCRKLKRLPPFSVGHYFCSLRRLNLSWCNKLEIPDGLICLSSLQEIGLSGTMIKSIPASIKNAFKLRKLLLNYCKKLQSLPELPSLLEILEADGCTSLKTVATSSNAPIQDGAPDCNPREKLMFTKSLDQSRKIELLEYLQHAKKASSAHTKSDHGVPKLIQHSAPWLGERHIFTNCFKLDESSRNNITDDAQLRIMRIASSKREYGTVFATCPGNDIPGWFSYQEEGCSITIKIPQTDDENFSGFAISAVFASQNQGWDNLFRLKCDCNFKTDDGKGYEFKFESPLVISMENPPSSVNVEDKDNVLVLFQKDMFCGIPNIPLDKITEASFSFSPEYCYDDDDQEKEVCSVKVKKCGIQILYAL, encoded by the exons ATGAAAAGCG TGGGTATTTGGGGTACGGGTGGTATTGGTAAGACCACCCTTGCTGAAGCTATATACCACCAATACTTTCTTCAATTTGAAGCTTGTTCATTTCTTGCAAATGTTAGAGAAAAAGCAGAGAAATATGGTCGAGATCGCTTGAAGAATAAACTTCTTTGTGACTTGTTAAAGCAAGACAATCTATGTATCGGAAATCCATCTATAGAATCCACTTTGGTTAGAACGAGGCTATCCCGTACAAAGGTCCTCGTTGTTTTGGATGATGTGAGTGATTTGATGCAATTAAAGTTGTTAGTCGGTGATCCAGTTCAGTTTGGCCCTGGAAGTAGAATCATTATAACAACTAGAGATAGGGATGTTTTGAAGGAATTGGTGGAAGATGATCATACATATGAGGTGAAAGGGTTAGAAACTGATGAATCTATTCACCTCTTCCGATCAATTGCTTTTAAAGATAACTCATTTAGTAATATGGATTACTTAGACTTGTCGAGAGAGGTGGTTGGTTATGCTCAAGGCATCCCATTATCTCTTAGAGTTTTGGGTTCCTTATTCCGTGACTGCGACAGCTGGAAAAAGGAATTGCAAAAACTGAAAAAGTTTCGGAACAAAAATATTGAGGATGTGCTGAGACTAAGTTATGATTGCTTAAAAGAAAATGAGAAGAACATATTTCTTGATATTGCATGTTTTATGAAAGGGGAAAAGAGATGTGACGCAGAAAGAGTGTTACAAATGCATGGCCTACTCGATGCGGCGCGGGGAATTGATAATCTCATCGATACGTCTCTCATATCAATTTCGATGGATGATTGCTTAGAGATTCACGATCTGGTAGAAGAAATGGGCCAGTCCATTGCTCAAGTACATTTTCCCCCTTGGCAAAGGATAAGGCTGTGGAAATTTGAAGATGTGCGTCGTGTTATA GGTCCTTCAACAGTCGAAGCCTTATTTCTTGACATTTCTAAGATTCCAAGGCGACAGTTGATCGGGTACACGTACGAACTCTTCAGGCATATGCCTAAGCTACGGTCGCTAAAATTTTATGTGCCAATAGAATCATATGATTTATGTGGGCAAAAGAAAAGAATGGATTTGAGCAGATGGAAGGAACTTTTGGACGTAAATGATTTGAAGGAGTACAGCACAATGCACAGGTGCATTATCGGAGGTCTCGAGTCTCTTCCTGAAAACCTCAGCTATCTCTACTGGGATGGATACCCTTATAAATATTTACCATCAAAATCTCCATACAATCTCGTTGAGCTTCATATGCCCCATAGCAAAGTTAAGAAATTACTTTGGACAAATGGCCAG ACTCCTAGAAACTTGAAAGTTATCAATCTTAGAGATTCCAGAAACCTGACTGAAGTCCCAGATCTGTCTCACAGTCCAAGTATCGAGAGAATAGATCTTAGTGGTTGTAGCAGATTTCGTAACCTGAACTATTGTGACGGTGACCGAAATCGAATTTTGCTCAAAGAATTACTAATGTCTTGGTGCACGAAACTTGGTTCTGTCCCAGATATCATCTGCAATATGAATTGTCTTGAAACTCTCGATCTTAGAGGTTGTCGGAAACTCAAAAGGTTGCCTCCCTTTTCAGTGGGGCATTATTTCTGCTCTTTGAGGCGACTGAACCTGAGTTGGTGCAATAAGTTAGAGATCCCTGATGGTCTCATTTGCTTATCTTCCTTACAAGAGATAGGTCTAAGTGGAACTATGATTAAGAGCATACCTGCAAGCATCAAAAACGCTTTTAAGCTGCGCAAACTACTGTTAAACTACTGCAAGAAGCTTCAATCTTTACCCGAGCTCCCGTCGCTGCTCGAAATTTTGGAGGCAGATGGTTGCACATCACTGAAGACCGTGGCAACTTCAAGTAATGCACCCATTCAAGATGGAGCTCCAGATTGTAATCCTCGAGAGAAACTGATGTTTACCAAGTCTTTAGATCAGAGTCGCAAGATTGAGCTGCTTGAATATTTGCAACAT GCAAAAAAAGCATCAAGTGCCCATACTAAAAGTGATCATGGTGTTCCAAAGCTGATCCAACATAGTGCTCCTTGGCTTGGAGAGAGACACATATTTACTAATTGCTTCAAGTTGGATGAAAGCTCCAGGAACAACATAACAGACGATGCACAGCTTAGAATTATGCGAATTGCCTCCTCCAAACGT GAGTATGGAACTGTATTTGCTACTTGTCCGGGAAATGATATTCCTGGATGGTTTAGCTATCAAGAGGAGGGGTGTTCAATAACTATCAAAATTCCTCAGACTGATGATGAGAACTTTTCGGGTTTCGCCATATCCGCCGTTTTTGCATCCCAGAATCAGGGATGGGACAACTTATTTCGGTTGAAATGTGACTGCAACTTCAAAACCGACGATGGAAAAGGCTATGAATTCAAGTTTGAATCCCCATTGGTTATAAGTATGGAGAATCCGCCTAGTTCTGTAAATGTAGAGGATAAGGATAACGTGTTGGTCTTGTTTCAAAAAGACATGTTTTGCGGTATCCCTAATATTCCTTTGGACAAGATCACTGAGGCGTCGTTTAGCTTCTCCCCAGAGTACTGCTACGATGACGATGATCAAGAAAAGGAGGTGTGTAGTGTGAAGGTCAAGAAGTGTGGGATCCAAATCTTGTATGCGTTGTGA
- the LOC101313469 gene encoding TMV resistance protein N-like isoform 2 has protein sequence MNMASSSSAAASAHVLPQQKYDVFLSFRGKDTRSKFTSHLYAALKEKNIHTMDDKSLKRGNEIGPALLTAIEQSKLSIIIFSKRYASSSWCLDELMHILKCKDAYRQLVIPIFYHIDPAHVRKQEKSYAKALDIMEKRFNNNMDKVSKWREALTTAGNLSGFDSRTIRSRSISMYYHILLVLSS, from the coding sequence ATGAACATGGCTTCTTCTTCTTCTGCTGCTGCTTCTGCTCATGTCCTCCCTCAACAAAAGTACGATGTCTTTCTTAGTTTTAGAGGCAAGGACACCCGCTCTAAATTTACCAGCCATCTCTATGCTGCTTTGAAAGAGAAGAATATCCATACCATGGATGACAAGTCACTTAAGAGAGGAAATGAAATTGGACCTGCCTTATTGACAGCAATCGAGCAATCCAAGCTTTCGATAATCATTTTCTCAAAACGCTATGCTTCTTCTTCATGGTGTTTAGATGAACTTATGCATATACTGAAATGTAAAGATGCATATAGACAACTTGTTATACCCATTTTCTATCACATAGATCCAGCTCATGTGCGAAAACAAGAAAAGAGTTATGCAAAGGCACTTGACATTATGGAAAAACGGTTCAACAACAACATGGATAAGGTCAGCAAATGGAGGGAAGCTTTGACAACAGCAGGCAATCTATCTGGATTTGATTCACGAACAATCAGGTCACGCTCTATTTCCATGTATTATCATATTCTACTTGTTCTTTCTTCCTAA
- the LOC101313469 gene encoding TMV resistance protein N-like isoform 1: MTNIQVMNMASSSSAAASAHVLPQQKYDVFLSFRGKDTRSKFTSHLYAALKEKNIHTMDDKSLKRGNEIGPALLTAIEQSKLSIIIFSKRYASSSWCLDELMHILKCKDAYRQLVIPIFYHIDPAHVRKQEKSYAKALDIMEKRFNNNMDKVSKWREALTTAGNLSGFDSRTIRSRSISMYYHILLVLSS; the protein is encoded by the coding sequence ATGACGAATATACAGGTTATGAACATGGCTTCTTCTTCTTCTGCTGCTGCTTCTGCTCATGTCCTCCCTCAACAAAAGTACGATGTCTTTCTTAGTTTTAGAGGCAAGGACACCCGCTCTAAATTTACCAGCCATCTCTATGCTGCTTTGAAAGAGAAGAATATCCATACCATGGATGACAAGTCACTTAAGAGAGGAAATGAAATTGGACCTGCCTTATTGACAGCAATCGAGCAATCCAAGCTTTCGATAATCATTTTCTCAAAACGCTATGCTTCTTCTTCATGGTGTTTAGATGAACTTATGCATATACTGAAATGTAAAGATGCATATAGACAACTTGTTATACCCATTTTCTATCACATAGATCCAGCTCATGTGCGAAAACAAGAAAAGAGTTATGCAAAGGCACTTGACATTATGGAAAAACGGTTCAACAACAACATGGATAAGGTCAGCAAATGGAGGGAAGCTTTGACAACAGCAGGCAATCTATCTGGATTTGATTCACGAACAATCAGGTCACGCTCTATTTCCATGTATTATCATATTCTACTTGTTCTTTCTTCCTAA
- the LOC101312307 gene encoding aspartic proteinase Asp1-like has product MGRQWRLTLTAFLVLGLSATFCFSATNQPQTNKKSTQLHSFGSSAVFPLQGNVYPLGYYSVSLSIGNPGKRFDLDIDTGSDLTWVQCDAPCTGCTKPREHLYKPKNNLVQCEDPLCSAFHLPASYPCNTPSDQCDYEVEYADQGSSLGVLVKDYFPLKFTNGSQLGPRLAFGCGYDQKHSGLSMPSTTGVLGLGSGQASIVSQLSRLGLTRNIVGHCLSGQGGGYLFFGNDLVPSSGVMWSPMSHNSLENHYSSGPAELVFNGKPTGVKSLNLVFDSGSSYTYFNSKAYEALVKLLRNDLKGKPLKDAPDDKSLPICWKGSKPFKSVRDVQNYFKPLALSFTNAKNVQLQISPEAYLIVSHHGNVCLGILNGSEVGLGSMNVIGDITLLDKVLIYDNENQRIGWGPANCNRLPNVDREYCEGVSRHFVASLGILEEHCPAFASDDQ; this is encoded by the exons ATGGGCAGACAGTGGAGATTAACATTGACGGCGTTTTTGGTTCTGGGTTTGTCTGCAACGTTCTGTTTCTCCGCAACCAATCAGCCCCAGACCAATAAGAAGTCGACCCAATTGCATAGCTTTGGTTCTTCTGCCGTTTTTCCTCTTCAGGGAAATGTTTATCCTCTTGG GTACTACTCTGTGTCCCTCAGCATAGGCAACCCAGGCAAGCGTTTTGACCTTGATATTGACACTGGAAGTGATCTCACATGGGTCCAATGTGATGCTCCCTGTACCGGCTGTACGAAG CCCCGCGAGCATCTTTATAAACCCAAAAACAACCTTGTCCAATGTGAAGACCCTCTTTGTTCAGCATTTCACTTACCGGCAAGTTACCCGTGCAACACCCCAAGTGACCAATGTGACTATGAGGTTGAATACGCTGATCAAGGTTCATCTCTGGGTGTGCTGGTCAAGGATTACTTTCCCCTGAAATTCACCAATGGCTCTCAACTTGGGCCTCGTTTGGCCTTTGG GTGTGGATATGATCAAAAACATTCTGGTCTAAGCATGCCTTCCACCACTGGAGTTCTTGGCCTTGGTAGTGGCCAAGCCAGCATTGTTTCACAATTAAGTCGCCTGGGTTTAACTAGAAACATAGTTGGTCACTGTCTAAGCGGGCAAGGAGGAGGATATCTATTCTTTGGGAATGATCTTGTCCCTTCTTCAGGAGTCATGTGGAGTCCAATGTCACACAATTCATTGGA AAATCACTACTCATCTGGACCAGCAGAACTTGTCTTTAATGGAAAGCCCACTGGTGTGAAGAGCCTTAACTTGGTTTTTGACAGTGGGAGCTCCTACACTTACTTCAATTCCAAAGCTTACGAGGCATTAGTTAAACTG TTGAGAAACGATTTGAAAGGAAAGCCACTGAAGGACGCACCTGACGACAAATCCCTGCCAATTTGCTGGAAAGGCAGCAAACCATTCAAATCTGTTCGTGACGTACAGAACTATTTCAAACCCTTGGCACTGAGCTTTACAAATGCCAAGAATGTTCAACTGCAAATATCACCTGAAGCTTATCTCATAGTTTCA CACCATGGCAATGTCTGCTTGGGGATATTGAATGGCTCAGAAGTAGGACTGGGAAGTATGAATGTCATAGGAG ATATTACTTTGCTAGATAAAGTTTTGATATATGACAATGAAAACCAGCGAATTGGATGGGGTCCTGCAAATTGCAATAGGCTTCCCAA TGTAGATCGTGAATATTGTGAAGGTGTTTCCCGGCATTTTGTAGCCAGTTTGGGCATACTGGAAGAGCATTGTCCTGCTTTTGCTTCTGATGATCAGTAA